From a region of the Zingiber officinale cultivar Zhangliang chromosome 10B, Zo_v1.1, whole genome shotgun sequence genome:
- the LOC122030116 gene encoding cytochrome P450 CYP72A219-like has translation MELWLAVCSGLAALLVAAWAVRMLNWAFREPRRLDRALRSQGLKGSSYRPISGDLKDFVRLTEEARGKPMPFSHAIFPRVSPFLKRAADAHGKENKVTFHWMGPNPRATITDPDQIREVLANKTGEIGKANTNYLAKYVVIGVLSQEGEKWAKHRKILNPAFHIEKLKRMLPAFSACCDELVNRWDEMAAKGEEIDVSVELQSFTGDVISRSAFGSNFEEGRKIFQLQDEQAMLVARGLPYAHIPGFRFLPTRINTRMKAIDIEVKGILLSIIKKREESMKLGAAKNDDLLGLLLESNLQHLREHGNAGMTTDEVVDECKLFYFAGQETTSLLLTWTMVVLSMHQDWQERAREEVLQAFGKEKPTFDGLNHLKTVTMILYEVLRLYPPAIGINRQVFKSTKIGDVVYPPGVLLFLSILQVHHDPDFWGKDVDEFKPERFADGMYKASEKNAFFPFGGGHRVCIGQNFALLEAKLALCLILQRFSFDLSPSYTHAPAIVLTLKPQHGAPIRLRRI, from the exons ATGGAACTGTGGCTCGCCGTGTGCAGCGGCCTGGCCGCGCTGCTGGTGGCTGCCTGGGCAGTCAGGATGCTGAACTGGGCGTTCCGGGAACCTCGCCGCCTAGACCGCGCGCTCCGGTCGCAGGGGCTCAAGGGCTCCTCCTACCGTCCCATCAGCGGCGACCTCAAGGATTTCGTGCGGCTTACCGAGGAGGCCCGCGGCAAGCCCATGCCCTTCTCCCACGCCATCTTCCCTCGCGTTTCTCCCTTCTTAAAACGCGCCGCTGATGCACACG gAAAGGAGAACAAGGTAACTTTCCATTGGATGGGACCTAATCCGAGAGCGACCATCACGGATCCTGATCAAATCAGAGAAGTTCTGGCCAACAAGACCGGCGAGATCGGGAAGGCAAATACAAATTATCTGGCAAAGTACGTTGTCATAGGCGTGCTGAGTCAGGAAGGTGAGAAATGGGCCAAGCACAGGAAGATATTGAACCCCGCTTTCCATATAGAGAAGCTCAAG CGCATGCTGCCTGCTTTCTCTGCTTGTTGTGATGAGCTGGTCAACCGATGGGATGAGATGGCGGCGAAAGGTGAAGAGATAGATGTTTCCGTCGAGCTCCAGAGCTTCACCGGCGATGTCATTTCCCGGAGTGCTTTCGGTAGCAATTTTGAAGAAGGAAGGAAAATTTTCCAGCTTCAGGATGAGCAAGCTATGCTCGTTGCCCGCGGTCTTCCTTATGCACATATACCGGGCTTCAG GTTTTTGCCCACCCGAATTAATACTAGAATGAAAGCAATTGACATAGAGGTGAAAGGGATTCTATTGAGCATAATCAAGAAGAGGGAGGAGAGTATGAAATTGGGCGCCGCAAAGAACGATGACCTTCTCGGCTTGTTGCTGGAGTCCAATCTGCAACACCTCCGAGAACACGGGAACGCCGGGATGACGACGGACGAGGTGGTGGATGAATGCAAGCTGTTCTACTTCGCAGGACAAGAGACGACGTCCCTTTTGCTAACGTGGACGATGGTTGTGCTGAGCATGCATCAAGATTGGCAAGAACGGGCTCGCGAAGAGGTTCTGCAAGCCTTTGGGAAAGAGAAACCTACTTTCGATGGCTTGAACCACTTGAAGACC GTGACGATGATTCTGTACGAGGTTCTGCGACTCTACCCGCCGGCAATCGGCATTAATCGGCAGGTCTTCAAGAGCACAAAAATTGGGGACGTAGTGTACCCTCCAGGCGTCCTGCTGTTCCTGTCCATCCTTCAGGTTCACCATGATCCAGATTTCTGGGGCAAAGACGTCGACGAGTTCAAGCCGGAGAGATTCGCGGATGGCATGTACAAGGCGTCGGAGAAGAATGCCTTCTTCCCCTTCGGAGGCGGCCACCGGGTCTGCATCGGCCAGAACTTCGCGTTGCTGGAAGCCAAGTTGGCTCTATGTTTGATCCTTCAACGCTTCTCCTTTGACCTCTCGCCGTCCTACACTCATGCTCCCGCCATTGTTCTCACTCTCAAGCCTCAGCATGGTGCTCCCATCAGGTTGCGTAGGATTTGA